The stretch of DNA GCGGAGCCCGATGGCTGGCCTCCAGCGCGATCAGCGAGCCCATGCTGTGGCCGGCCAGCAGTGCACGTTTGACCCCGGCCGCTTCCAGCATGGCCAGGATCCAGTCGGCCATCGCTTCCACGCTGCGCAAGGCCGGGCCGCCGCTGCGGCCGTGGCCCGGCAGGTCGACCGCCAGCACCGCGTAGCCGTGGTGCGCCAGGTAGCGGCTCTGCAGCGCCCAGACCGAGTGGTCGTTCTGGGCGCCGTGGATCAGCACGATGGCCGGCAGAGCAGAGTCGAACGCTTTGCCGCCGGTGTAGGCGTAGGCGCCGGCGCCCTTGATCTCGCATTGCATGTCAGCTCCCCTTCTGGGCCAGTTTCAGGGCCCGCTTCAGGTCGTCGATCAGGTCGTCCGGGTCTTCCAGGCCGACCGACAGGCGCACCGTTCCTTCGGTGATGCCGGCCGCCGCCAGCTGCTCGGCCGGCACGCGCAAGTGGGTGGTCGAGGCAGGGTGGATGACCAGGGATTTGGCGTCGCCCACATTGGCCAGGTGCGAAAACACCCGCAGGCCGTCGGCGAAACGGCGCCCGGCGGCGCGCTCGCCCTTCAACTGGAAGGTGAACACGGCGCCGCAGCCTTTCGGCAGCAGGCGCTTGGCGAGCGCGTAGTCGGGGTGCGTTTCCAGTTCCGGGTAGGACACCGATTCCACCGCCGGATGCGCTACCAGGTACTCCACCACGCGCCGCGTATTGGCCACGTGGCGGTCCATGCGCAGGCCCAGGGTCTCGATGCCCTGCAGGATGGCGAAGGCGTTGTGCGGGCTCATGGCCGCGCCGAAGTCGCGCAGGCCTTCGCGCCGCGCGCGCAGGGCGAAGGGCGCCACCGTCGATTCTTCCGCGAACACCATGCCGTGGAAGCCCTCGTAGGGCTCGCACAGTTCGGGGAAGCGGCCGCTCCTCGCATGGGCGGCGTCCCAGTCGAAGCTGCCGCCGTCGACCAGCAGGCCGCCGATGGCGGTGCCGTGGCCGCACAGGAACTTGGTGGCCGAATGGAACAGCAGGTCGGCGCCCAGCGCGAAGGGCTGTTGCAGGTAGGGCGTGGTGAAGGTCGCGTCCACCATCAGGGGCAGGTCGTGCTCGTGCGCGATGGCGGCCAGGGTCGGGATGTCCAGCACGTCCAGGCCCGGGTTGCCGAGGGTCTCGCCGAACAGCAGCTTGGTGTTCGGGCGGATCGCGGCGCGCCAGGCGTCGGGGTCGCGCGGATCGACGAAGCTGGTGTCGATGCCGAAGCGGCGCAGCGTGTAATGCAGCAGGTTGTGCGAGCCGCCGTACAGGGCGGTTGATGCCACGATGTGCGCGCCGGCGCCGGCGATGGTCGCGAGGCCCAGGTGCATGGCGGCCTGGCCGCTGGCGGTGGCGATGCCGGCCACGCCGCCCTCTAGAGCGGCGATGCGCTCTTCCAGCACCGCATTGGTGGGGTTCGAGATGCGCGAGTAGACGTGGCCGGCGCGCTCCATGTTGAACAGGGACGCCGCATGATCCGAATCGCGGAACGCGAACGAGGACGTGAAATGGATCGGCGTGGCGCGCGCGCCGGTGGCCGGGTCCGGCGCGCTGCCGGCGTGCAGGGCCAGCGTATCGAAGCCGGGATACTGGGGACCGCTCATCGTGTCGACTCTTCCAGGTAAGGAGATGGCGGGCATCCTAGCATTGATTTATGCTTGCGCAACATTGCTCTTCCCTAAATTGGTGCGGCGCTGGATTTTTTGGCGGGCATCGGCTACAGTCAAGTTATGAGTTATACAAATATTGCTGCAATTACAAACCAACCGGACGGGGTGGCTACCATGAAAGTCTCCGAGATCCTGCAGGTCAAAGGCGAAATCCTCTACACCGTCACCCCCGACATGCCGCTGGTGCAGGCGGCCGCGACGATGGCGGAAAAGGACATCGGCTCGCTCGTCGTCATGGAATACGGCGACCTGGTCGGCATGCTGACCTTCCGCGAAGTGATCAAGGAACTGCATGCGCAGGGCGGGGCGCTGGGCAACGGCACCGTGCGCAAGGTCATGGACGACAGCCCGATCACCGTGACCCCGGATACCGAAGTCA from Massilia varians encodes:
- a CDS encoding CBS domain-containing protein; translation: MKVSEILQVKGEILYTVTPDMPLVQAAATMAEKDIGSLVVMEYGDLVGMLTFREVIKELHAQGGALGNGTVRKVMDDSPITVTPDTEVNEVRRIMLEKHARYLPVMNARTLLGVISFYDVAKAVLEAQSFENRMLKAYIRDWPAEQATED
- a CDS encoding O-acetylhomoserine aminocarboxypropyltransferase; this translates as MSGPQYPGFDTLALHAGSAPDPATGARATPIHFTSSFAFRDSDHAASLFNMERAGHVYSRISNPTNAVLEERIAALEGGVAGIATASGQAAMHLGLATIAGAGAHIVASTALYGGSHNLLHYTLRRFGIDTSFVDPRDPDAWRAAIRPNTKLLFGETLGNPGLDVLDIPTLAAIAHEHDLPLMVDATFTTPYLQQPFALGADLLFHSATKFLCGHGTAIGGLLVDGGSFDWDAAHARSGRFPELCEPYEGFHGMVFAEESTVAPFALRARREGLRDFGAAMSPHNAFAILQGIETLGLRMDRHVANTRRVVEYLVAHPAVESVSYPELETHPDYALAKRLLPKGCGAVFTFQLKGERAAGRRFADGLRVFSHLANVGDAKSLVIHPASTTHLRVPAEQLAAAGITEGTVRLSVGLEDPDDLIDDLKRALKLAQKGS